The following coding sequences are from one Gammaproteobacteria bacterium window:
- the carA gene encoding glutamine-hydrolyzing carbamoyl-phosphate synthase small subunit: protein MEVALSKSALLVLEDGSIFRGTSIGAEGHSVGEVVFNTSMTGYQEILTDPSYARQIVTLTYPHIGNTGTNSADAESSQIHACGLVIRDLPLITSNFRNEKALDEYLKDAGIVAIANIDTRRLTRLLSSKGAQAGCVMAGDIDDAKALELAKGFAGLKGMDLAKEVTTKSTYTFTKKTWALIDGLPSETPAAELPHHVVAYDFGIKDNIMRMLVDRGCRLTVVPAQTSAEEVLALKPDGIFLSNGPGDPEPCTYAIDAIKTFLTTETPIFGICLGHQLLALASGATTVKMKFGHHGANHPVQELETGRVMITAQNHGFAADEATLPANVIATHKSLFDGSLQGIHLTDKPAFSFQGHPEASPGPHDAAPLFNHFIELIETFKAAK, encoded by the coding sequence TTGGAGGTTGCTTTGAGTAAATCCGCCTTGTTAGTTCTTGAAGATGGTTCTATCTTCCGTGGAACATCTATCGGTGCAGAAGGTCATTCAGTTGGAGAGGTGGTTTTTAATACCTCAATGACAGGTTATCAAGAAATTTTAACTGACCCGTCTTATGCCCGACAAATTGTTACTCTTACTTACCCCCATATCGGCAACACCGGCACCAACAGTGCCGATGCAGAATCAAGTCAAATACATGCCTGCGGTTTGGTGATTCGTGATTTACCCTTAATCACCAGTAACTTTCGTAATGAAAAAGCACTTGACGAATATTTAAAGGATGCTGGTATTGTTGCAATTGCAAATATCGATACCCGTCGTTTAACACGTCTGTTAAGCAGCAAAGGTGCTCAAGCTGGTTGTGTGATGGCAGGTGACATTGACGATGCTAAAGCGTTGGAATTAGCTAAAGGCTTTGCTGGTCTAAAAGGCATGGATTTAGCGAAAGAAGTGACGACTAAATCAACTTATACTTTTACCAAGAAAACGTGGGCGTTAATCGATGGCTTGCCATCAGAGACACCAGCAGCTGAGTTACCTCATCATGTTGTCGCTTATGACTTTGGTATAAAAGACAACATCATGCGGATGTTGGTTGACCGTGGTTGTCGTTTAACCGTGGTGCCTGCGCAAACGAGCGCTGAAGAAGTACTGGCATTAAAGCCTGATGGTATTTTCTTATCGAATGGCCCTGGTGACCCAGAACCTTGTACTTACGCCATCGACGCAATCAAAACGTTCTTAACGACAGAAACGCCAATTTTTGGTATTTGTTTAGGTCATCAGTTATTAGCACTTGCGAGCGGCGCGACCACGGTCAAGATGAAATTTGGTCACCACGGTGCTAACCACCCGGTCCAAGAGCTTGAAACTGGCCGTGTAATGATTACGGCGCAAAACCACGGTTTTGCGGCAGACGAAGCCACCTTGCCTGCCAATGTAATTGCGACGCACAAATCGTTGTTTGATGGTTCATTACAAGGTATTCATTTGACGGACAAACCTGCGTTTAGTTTTCAGGGTCACCCTGAAGCAAGCCCTGGTCCTCATGATGCTGCGCCATTGTTTAATCACTTCATTGAATTGATTGAAACATTTAAAGCCGCAAAATAA
- the carB gene encoding carbamoyl-phosphate synthase large subunit: protein MPKRTDIKSILILGAGPIVIGQACEFDYSGAQACKALREEGYRVILVNSNPATIMTDPEMADATYIEPIHWEVVEKIIEKERPCAVLPTMGGQTALNCALELESKGVLAKYNVEMIGATADAIDKAEDRSRFDVAMKKIGLATPEAGIAHTIEEAHAVQRKVGFPCIIRPSFTMGGTGGGIAYNAEEFVEICTRGLDLSPTTELLIDESLIGWKEFEMEVVRDKKDNCIIVCTIENIDPMGIHTGDSITVAPAQTLTDKEFQLMRNASMAVLREIGVETGGSNVQFGICPDTGRMVIIEMNPRVSRSSALASKATGFPIAKIAAKLAVGYTLDELDNDITGGKTPASFEPSIDYVVTKIPRFNFEKFAGCEDRLTTQMKSVGEVMAIGRNQQESLQKALRGLEVGVNGFDPIVDFDDPEAKNKILHELANAGSDRIWYIADAFRFGMTLDQVFNITKVDRFFLMQIFDIVEEEAKVAQGGMANLTSDYLRSLKRKGFSDARLADVLDVAESEVRKIRERFDIHPVYKRVDTCAAEFSSDTAYMYSTYDEECEANVSDREKIMIIGGGPNRIGQGIEFDYCCVHAAQAMREEGYETIMVNCNPETVSTDYDTSDRLYFESITFEDVMAIVRIEKPKGVIVQYGGQTPLKLARALEAAGVPIIGTSPDAIDRAEDRERFATMVQRLGIKQPTNSTVSNTEEAIVESASIGFPLVVRPSYVLGGRAMEIVYDEQDLRRYMSAAVSVSNNSPILLDRFLDNAVEVDVDAVCDGVDVVIGGIMEHIEEAGVHSGDSGCSLPPYTLTQDIQDRLREKVRLLALELGVIGLMNTQFAVKDNEIYMIEVNPRAARTIPFVSKATGVPLAKIAAKVMAGKSLQEQGFTKEVIPPYYSVKEVVLPFNKFHGSDPILGPEMRSTGEVMGVGVTFAEAYAKAQLGAQSNVPKKGRALISVRESDKGRVVQLAQKLIDLGYTIDATHGTAIILGEAGINPRLVNKVSEGRPHILDRITNGEYEYIVNTTEGRQAINDSRKLRAGALRYKVSYTTTMNAALATCDAILADDRATVTSIQELHAKI, encoded by the coding sequence ATGCCTAAACGTACCGACATAAAAAGTATTCTTATTCTGGGCGCTGGCCCAATCGTCATTGGTCAGGCTTGTGAGTTTGACTATTCTGGCGCACAAGCGTGTAAAGCACTGCGTGAAGAAGGTTATCGAGTTATTTTAGTTAACTCTAACCCAGCGACCATCATGACTGACCCTGAAATGGCCGATGCGACATATATTGAGCCAATTCACTGGGAAGTTGTTGAGAAAATTATTGAAAAAGAACGTCCGTGTGCGGTCTTACCGACCATGGGTGGTCAAACGGCTTTAAACTGTGCGCTTGAACTAGAAAGCAAAGGCGTTCTTGCTAAATACAATGTTGAAATGATCGGCGCAACGGCTGACGCTATTGATAAAGCAGAAGACCGTAGTCGTTTCGATGTTGCAATGAAGAAAATAGGTTTAGCGACACCAGAAGCTGGCATAGCACACACCATTGAAGAAGCACATGCTGTACAGCGTAAAGTTGGCTTCCCTTGTATTATTCGTCCGTCGTTCACCATGGGTGGCACCGGCGGTGGTATCGCATACAACGCTGAAGAATTTGTTGAAATTTGTACTCGTGGTTTAGATTTAAGCCCGACCACAGAATTGCTAATCGATGAGTCATTAATCGGTTGGAAAGAATTCGAAATGGAAGTGGTTCGAGACAAAAAAGACAACTGTATTATCGTTTGTACCATCGAAAACATCGATCCTATGGGCATCCACACGGGTGACTCAATCACGGTTGCGCCTGCTCAGACATTAACCGATAAAGAATTTCAGTTAATGCGTAATGCCTCAATGGCAGTACTGCGTGAAATTGGGGTTGAAACGGGCGGTTCTAACGTTCAGTTTGGTATTTGTCCTGATACGGGCCGCATGGTGATCATCGAGATGAACCCGCGAGTTTCTCGTTCATCGGCACTTGCTTCGAAAGCAACAGGTTTCCCCATTGCTAAAATCGCCGCTAAGTTAGCGGTAGGTTATACCCTTGATGAATTAGACAACGATATCACCGGTGGTAAAACACCTGCCTCGTTCGAACCATCAATTGATTACGTAGTCACTAAGATCCCACGTTTTAACTTCGAAAAGTTTGCCGGTTGTGAAGACCGTTTAACCACACAGATGAAATCTGTGGGTGAAGTCATGGCGATTGGTCGTAACCAGCAAGAATCATTGCAAAAAGCATTACGTGGTTTAGAAGTTGGCGTTAATGGTTTTGACCCAATTGTTGATTTTGACGACCCAGAAGCTAAAAACAAGATTTTACACGAACTGGCTAACGCCGGTAGCGATCGCATTTGGTACATTGCCGATGCTTTCCGTTTTGGCATGACTTTAGATCAAGTATTCAACATCACGAAAGTTGATCGTTTCTTCCTGATGCAAATTTTTGACATTGTTGAAGAAGAAGCTAAGGTAGCCCAAGGCGGCATGGCTAACCTGACCAGCGATTACTTACGCAGCCTTAAACGTAAAGGTTTCTCCGATGCGCGCTTAGCGGACGTATTAGATGTTGCTGAATCTGAAGTACGTAAAATTCGTGAACGTTTTGACATTCATCCAGTTTACAAACGTGTTGATACCTGTGCGGCTGAATTCTCTTCAGATACCGCTTACATGTACTCAACTTACGATGAAGAATGTGAAGCAAACGTTTCTGATCGTGAAAAAATCATGATTATTGGTGGCGGTCCTAACCGGATTGGCCAAGGCATTGAGTTTGATTACTGTTGTGTTCACGCCGCTCAAGCGATGCGCGAAGAAGGTTACGAGACCATCATGGTTAACTGTAATCCTGAAACCGTATCAACAGATTACGATACTTCTGACCGATTATACTTTGAATCTATCACGTTTGAAGACGTGATGGCCATCGTACGGATTGAAAAGCCAAAAGGCGTTATCGTGCAATACGGTGGTCAAACACCCCTTAAGTTAGCACGGGCGTTAGAAGCTGCCGGTGTACCAATTATCGGTACTTCACCCGATGCGATTGACCGCGCAGAAGATCGTGAGCGTTTCGCCACTATGGTTCAGCGTTTAGGCATTAAGCAACCGACTAACTCAACGGTAAGCAATACCGAAGAAGCGATTGTTGAATCAGCGAGCATTGGTTTTCCACTAGTAGTACGTCCTTCGTATGTACTCGGTGGCCGTGCGATGGAAATCGTTTATGACGAGCAAGACTTACGTCGTTATATGTCAGCGGCAGTGAGTGTATCTAACAATTCACCAATCTTACTTGACCGCTTCTTAGACAACGCGGTTGAAGTTGATGTTGACGCGGTATGTGACGGTGTCGATGTGGTAATTGGCGGCATCATGGAGCACATCGAAGAAGCCGGTGTTCACTCAGGTGACTCGGGTTGTTCATTACCTCCTTATACACTAACGCAAGACATTCAAGACAGATTACGTGAAAAAGTACGTTTGTTAGCGCTTGAGCTTGGCGTTATCGGCCTGATGAATACTCAGTTTGCGGTTAAAGACAACGAAATCTACATGATCGAAGTTAACCCGCGTGCTGCACGTACTATTCCGTTTGTTTCTAAAGCAACGGGTGTACCGCTAGCTAAGATTGCCGCTAAGGTAATGGCTGGTAAGTCACTGCAAGAGCAAGGTTTCACCAAGGAAGTTATTCCGCCATATTACTCGGTAAAAGAAGTAGTATTGCCATTTAACAAGTTCCACGGTTCTGACCCAATCTTAGGCCCTGAAATGCGCTCAACTGGTGAAGTGATGGGTGTTGGTGTTACGTTTGCTGAAGCTTATGCTAAAGCGCAATTGGGTGCTCAATCAAATGTGCCGAAGAAAGGCCGTGCGCTAATCTCGGTCCGTGAAAGTGACAAAGGACGTGTTGTTCAGTTGGCTCAGAAGTTGATTGATTTGGGTTACACCATTGATGCAACTCACGGCACCGCAATAATTCTTGGCGAAGCTGGCATTAACCCACGTTTGGTCAACAAAGTAAGCGAAGGTCGTCCGCATATTCTTGATAGAATCACCAACGGTGAGTACGAGTACATTGTTAATACTACCGAAGGTCGTCAAGCAATTAATGACTCTCGCAAGCTACGTGCTGGCGCGTTACGTTACAAGGTGAGCTACACCACCACCATGAACGCAGCATTAGCCACTTGTGATGCAATTCTTGCTGATGACCGTGCCACGGTTACTTCAATTCAAGAGCTGCACGCCAAAATATAA